Proteins encoded together in one Zonotrichia leucophrys gambelii isolate GWCS_2022_RI chromosome 1, RI_Zleu_2.0, whole genome shotgun sequence window:
- the LOC135455244 gene encoding putative mitochondrial transporter UCP3: QVSTAQGGHTAGRHPCPCSVQARPCPPSHNVPCRFVAAFGAGFCATVVASPVDVVKTRCMNGSPGQYRNALSCLPALLMQDGPAGLYKGFVPSLLRLGSWNVVMFVSYERLQRLMVLARPALA, translated from the exons CAGGTGAGCAcggcacagggagggcacacGGCCGGGcgccatccctgtccctgcagcgtccaagcccggccctgcccaccctcacacaACGTCCCGTGCCGCTTCGTGGCCGCCTTCGGCGCCGGGTTCTGTGCCACGGTGGTGGCGTCGCCGGTGGACGTGGTGAAGACGCGGTGCATGAACGGCAGCCCCGGGCAGTACCGCAATGCCCTGAGCTGCCTGCCGGCCCTGCTCATGCAGGACGGCCCCGCCGGCCTCTACAAGGG CTTCGTCCCGTCCTTGCTGCGGCTGGGCTCCTGGAACGTGGTGATGTTCGTGTCCTACGAGCGGCTGCAGCGCCTGATGGTGCTGGCACGGCCGGCGCTGGCCTGA